Proteins encoded together in one Pseudomonas arsenicoxydans window:
- a CDS encoding reprolysin-like metallopeptidase: MNKGKASQIIDNLKDGTIENNHSVQHRRSLINDGQPERLKKPILLLVFIHDDLDEHDKGKLYDNYFSWLETELEDISGRAVTVIFNSQSTAPKMTNYNYRNENAAEALRGWENKVKDLQAKADTTFPFNPNLDKFLLLTRHGMNSRVAGIASNRGQSAMATIDSYLTPAHEIGHMFGATHEDSDIVYNGWWHDTIMKYDVNSPVRGNYYHFSEKNRDNIRNYLSQFD; the protein is encoded by the coding sequence GTGAACAAAGGCAAAGCAAGTCAGATTATCGACAATCTGAAAGATGGCACAATTGAAAACAATCACAGCGTGCAACACAGACGCTCGCTGATAAATGATGGGCAACCTGAGCGCCTCAAAAAGCCCATTCTTTTACTCGTCTTTATCCACGACGATCTTGATGAACACGATAAAGGCAAGCTCTACGACAACTACTTTTCTTGGCTGGAGACCGAGCTTGAAGACATCTCCGGCCGCGCGGTTACGGTTATTTTCAACTCTCAATCCACAGCTCCGAAAATGACCAATTACAACTACAGAAATGAAAACGCTGCAGAGGCCCTTCGGGGCTGGGAAAACAAGGTTAAAGACTTGCAAGCGAAAGCGGATACAACATTCCCTTTCAATCCTAACCTGGACAAATTTCTGTTACTCACTCGTCACGGGATGAACAGCCGCGTCGCGGGAATCGCTTCCAACAGAGGTCAGAGCGCAATGGCTACGATCGATTCCTACCTGACGCCTGCTCACGAAATAGGTCATATGTTCGGTGCCACCCATGAAGATTCGGATATCGTCTACAACGGCTGGTGGCATGACACGATTATGAAATATGACGTCAACTCTCCGGTCCGAGGTAATTATTACCATTTCAGCGAAAAGAACCGCGACAATATTCGAAACTATCTCAGTCAATTCGACTGA
- the purE gene encoding 5-(carboxyamino)imidazole ribonucleotide mutase: protein MSALVGVIMGSKSDWSTLSHTADMLEKLGIPYEVKVVSAHRTPDLLFQYAEEAEARGIEVIIAGAGGAAHLPGMCAAKTHLPVLGVPVQSSMLSGVDSLLSIVQMPAGIPVATLAIGKAGAINAALLSASILGAKHPQFHAVLKTFRAEQTDSVLDNPDPRIA from the coding sequence ATGAGTGCACTGGTTGGCGTGATCATGGGCTCCAAGTCCGATTGGTCCACCCTTAGCCACACCGCCGATATGCTGGAAAAGCTCGGCATTCCTTACGAGGTGAAAGTGGTCTCTGCCCACCGCACCCCGGACCTGCTGTTCCAGTACGCCGAAGAGGCCGAGGCGCGGGGCATCGAGGTGATCATCGCCGGTGCCGGTGGCGCGGCCCACTTGCCTGGCATGTGTGCGGCCAAGACCCACCTGCCAGTGCTGGGCGTCCCGGTGCAGTCGTCGATGCTTTCGGGCGTCGATTCACTGCTCTCTATCGTGCAGATGCCCGCTGGCATTCCGGTTGCTACCCTGGCCATTGGCAAGGCTGGCGCGATCAACGCCGCCCTGCTGTCGGCGAGCATCCTGGGCGCCAAGCACCCGCAGTTCCATGCGGTGCTGAAAACTTTCCGTGCTGAGCAGACAGACAGCGTCCTGGACAATCCAGACCCACGCATCGCCTGA
- a CDS encoding zinc metalloprotease codes for MYALLKPIITFILTLMISLSAHAIDPPDKLKDDPANPIRLFAIFHDDVPAAKRSTTYADHIRPFTAEFENITGRKIHVIFDRSRPPYTNFNYKSKDQNNMFEDWKKLAWEYKRERYERNEFPLSSNDRILLITNDFINGGPVFGGVGGIANGPGLTAIASLDFKQVIGHELGHSFNAIHEEGEVLYNGWWCETFMFEPLPLRSNCFVFSEGNRKRIKDYVDSRY; via the coding sequence ATGTACGCATTATTAAAACCAATCATTACTTTCATCCTTACACTCATGATTAGCTTGAGTGCACACGCTATCGATCCTCCAGACAAACTTAAAGATGACCCAGCTAATCCCATCCGGCTTTTTGCAATTTTCCACGATGATGTGCCAGCGGCGAAGCGAAGCACAACCTACGCAGATCATATTCGCCCGTTCACCGCCGAATTCGAGAACATCACCGGTCGAAAAATTCACGTTATTTTTGATCGAAGCAGACCGCCCTACACCAACTTCAACTATAAATCCAAAGACCAAAACAACATGTTTGAAGATTGGAAAAAGTTAGCGTGGGAATATAAAAGAGAACGGTATGAGCGTAATGAATTTCCCCTGTCAAGCAATGACCGAATACTGTTGATCACCAACGACTTCATTAACGGTGGCCCGGTATTTGGCGGCGTGGGTGGTATCGCAAATGGACCCGGATTGACGGCTATCGCTTCGCTCGACTTTAAGCAGGTGATCGGGCATGAGCTGGGACATTCTTTCAATGCCATTCATGAAGAAGGCGAAGTGCTTTATAACGGCTGGTGGTGCGAAACGTTCATGTTCGAACCCTTGCCCCTTCGATCGAACTGTTTCGTCTTTAGCGAAGGCAACAGGAAACGCATAAAGGACTATGTCGACAGCCGGTACTGA